From the Scophthalmus maximus strain ysfricsl-2021 chromosome 11, ASM2237912v1, whole genome shotgun sequence genome, one window contains:
- the cul3b gene encoding cullin-3b, which translates to MNTGPANEATMSNLSKGGTKKDTKMRIRAFPMTMDEKYVNNIWDLLKNAIQEIQRKNNSGLSFEELYRNAYTMVLHKHGEKLYTGLREVVTEHLINKVREDVLNSLNNNFLQTLNQAWNDHQTAMVMIRDILMYMDRVYVQQNNVENVYNLGLIIFRDQVVRYGCIRDHLRQTLLDMIARERKGEVVDRGAIRNACQMLMILGLEGRSVYEEDFEAPFLEMSAEFFQMESQKFLAENSASVYIKKVEARINEEIERVMHCLDKSTEEPIVKVVERELISKHMKTIVEMENSGLVHMLKNGKTDDLACMYKLFSRVPNGLKTMCECMSSYLREQGKALVSEEGEGKNPVDYIQGLLDLKSRFDRFLQESFNNDRLFKQTIAGDFEYFLNLNSRSPEYLSLFIDDKLKKGVKGLTEQEVESILDKAMVLFRFMQEKDVFERYYKQHLARRLLTNKSVSDDSEKNMISKLKTECGCQFTSKLEGMFRDMSISNTTMDEFRQHLQTTGVSLGGVDLTVRVLTTGYWPTQSATPKCNIPPSPRHAFEVFRRFYLGKHSGRQLTLQHHMGSADLNATFYGPIKKEDGSEVGVGGAQVTGSNTRKHILQVSTFQMTILMLFNNRDKSTFEEIQQETDIPERELVRALQSLACGKPTQRVLTKEPKSKEIENGHAFTVNDQFTSKLHRVKIQTVAAKQGESDPERKETRQKVDDDRKHEIEAAIVRIMKSRKKMQHNVLVAEVTQQLRARFLPSPVVIKKRIEGLIEREYLARTPEDRKVYTYVA; encoded by the exons ATGACAATGGATGAGAAGTACGTCAACAATATCTGGGACCTTCTGAAGAATGCCATCCAGGAGATACAGAGGAAGAATAATAGTGGCCTGAGCTTTGAGGAGCTCTACAGGAACGCCTACACAATGGTGCTCCACAAACACGGAGAGAAGCTGTACACGGGCCTGCGGGAGGTCGTCACCGAACACCTCATAAACAAA GTAAGAGAAGATGTCCTCAACTCCCTAAACAATAACTTCCTCCAAACCCTAAATCAGGCCTGGAATGACCATCAGACAGCGATGGTGATGATCAGAGACATCCTGATGTATATG GACCGGGTATACGTACAGCAGAACAATGTAGAGAATGTCTACAACCTGGGTCTTATCATCTTCAGGGATCAGGTGGTTCGCTACGGCTGCATCAGAGATCACCTCCGACAGACACTGCTGGACATGATCGCTCgcgagaggaagggagaggtgGTGGACAG GGGGGCCATTAGAAACGCCTGCCAAATGTTAATGATCCTCGGCCTTGAGGGGAGATCTGTTTACGAAGAAGACTTTGAAGCACCGTTCTTAGAAATGTCTGCAGAATTTTTCCAG ATGGAGAGCCAAAAGTTCCTTGCTGAAAACAGTGCCAGTGTGTACATAAAGAAGGTGGAAGCCAGGATTAATGAGGAGATTGAGCGGGTGATGCACTGTCTGGATAAATCCACAGAGGAGCCTATTGTCAAGGTGGTGGAAAGGGAACTTATCTCCAAACACATGAAGACCATTGTGGAGATGGAGAACTCAGGCCTGGTCCACATGCTCAAGAACGGCAAAACAGACG ACTTAGCGTGCATGTACAAGCTGTTCAGCAGGGTTCCCAATGGACTGAAGACCATGTGTGAATGTATGAGCTCATATCTGCGGGAGCAGGGCAAGGCTCTCGTGtcggaagagggagagggaaagaaccCTGTGGACTACATCCAG GGTTTGCTGGACCTGAAGTCCCGTTTCGACCGTTTCCTCCAGGAGTCCTTCAATAATGATCGGCTCTTCAAGCAAACTATCGCTGGCGACTTTGAGTACTTCCTTAACCTCAACTCTCGCTCGCCTGAGTACCTCTCGCTCTTCATtgatgacaaactgaaaaaaggcGTAAAAGGG TTAacagagcaggaagtggagtctATACTGGACAAGGCCATGGTGCTTTTCCGCTTCATGCAGGAGAAGGACGTGTTTGAGAGGTACTACAAGCAGCACCTGGCCCGTAGGCTGCTCACCAACAAGAGCGTATCTGATGATTCTGAGAAAAACATGATCTCAAAACTCAAG ACCGAGTGCGGCTGTCAGTTCACCTCTAAACTGGAGGGCATGTTCCGGGACATGAGCATCTCTAACACCACCATGGATGAGTTTAGACAACATCTACAGACGACCGGG GTGTCACTCGGAGGAGTTGATCTCACTGTGAGAGTCCTGACCACTGGATACTGGCCAACACAATCAGCAACACCTAAGTGCAATATCCCTCCCTCACCGCGACATGCATTTGAAGTCTTTAGGAG GTTTTATCTTGGTAAGCACAGCGGCAGACAACTCACACTGCAGCACCACATGGGCTCTGCGGATCTAAATGCCACCTTCTACGGTCCCATCAAAAAG GAGGATGGGTCAGAGGTCGGAGTGGGAGGAGCCCAGGTGACGGGCTCCAACACCAGGAAGCACATCCTGCAGGTCTCCACCTTCCAGATGACCATTCTCATGCTTTTCAATAACAGAGACAAATCCACCTTTGAG GAAATCCAGCAGGAGACGGACATCCCAGAGAGGGAGCTGGTGCGAGCGCTGCAGTCGCTGGCATGTGGGAAACCCACTCAGAGAGTCCTCACCAAGGAGCCCAAGTCCAAGGAGATTGAGAATGGCCACGCGTTTACAGTCAATGACCAGTTTACCTCCAAACTGCACCGTGTCAAGATCCAGACAG TGGCTGCTAAACAGGGGGAGTCGGACCcggagaggaaagagacacGACAGAAGGTGGACGATGACAGGAAGCACGAGATTGAAGCAGCCATTGTTCGCATCATGAAGTCTAGAAAGAAGATGCAGCACAATGTCCTAGTAGCAGAG gtcaCACAGCAGTTGCGAGCACGATTCCTCCCTAGTCCAGTAGTCATCAAGAAAAGGATTGAAGGACTCATTGAGAGGGAATATTTGGCACGAACACCAGAGGACCGTAAAGTGTACACTTATGTAGCATAA
- the LOC118299201 gene encoding protein FAM124B codes for MSSSAIELMTRRVRPQRQQQPLLMNLHLLANPGDSLLLQHTLDRLLRWLCPSLRIFHVSERAAPFRSYTRLCPVAGYPSLAITFFLHEAYGEERILKVLDFFQRPPWQYHHTESCGNRTGGINITSTSSPANAQLRPYLLPSRDFYSLGAGMPVWGVRPVHCGGEILRVTLYSGYENYEDAVRLYETVLQRQAEEQKTGFCWFTLHSEPGLCLQLALKQLSPGVRVEPCSSAALQFSVDEIGQLVPLLPNPCTPISNTRWQTEDLDGNKVLFQVKTPAQPQRPLTCAFPPTCPSVSPRGTQLRSSGQGHSPSPCGLTTPLPWQTHRQGHRPRSDPLLEKLHGGGGGAESLGSGSCCSTPPGSSCYSSQHSSPAPPSSSNQPDSPLRPSITHSLSHLLLEEDEEVPETNVDTGVPVSPRADAATKPIVRSPSVDLLATFHSERPAAVGASAVESFARELSEGLPRTHSQPQDPSRMWGCDGHIDGAREGCDSRTMAVGQSPSKGPVVENRTTAGLLSACTNNGEPVDEFFI; via the exons ATGTCGTCGTCTGCCA TTGAGCTGATGACCAGGCGGGTCAGGccacagcggcagcagcagcccctgCTCATGAACTTGCATCTGCTGGCCAATCCTGGAgactccctgctgctgcagcacaccCTGGACCGCCTGCTGCGCTGGCTCTGCCCGAGCCTTCGCATCTTCCACGTGTCAGAGAGGGCCGCCCCGTTCAGAAGTTACACCCGCCTCTGTCCCGTGGCAG GCTACCCTTCCTTGGCCATCACTTTCTTCCTCCACGAGGCCTATGGAGAGGAACGAATCCTCAAAGTGCTGGACTTCTTTCAAAGGCCTCCCTGGCAGTACCATCACACCGAGAGCTGCGGCAACCGAACCGGAGGGATTAACATTACCTCCACCAGCTCCCCTGCCAACGCCCAGCTACGGCCCTATCTGCTGCCCAGCAGGGACTTCTACAGTTTGGGTGCAGGCATGCCTGTGTGGGGGGTTCGACCGGTGCACTGCGGAGGAGAAATTCTACGCGTGACACTGTACAGTGGATATGAAAACTATGAGGATGCCGTGCGGTTGTATGAAACGGTGCTGCAGCGACaggcagaggagcagaagaCTGGTTTCTGCTGGTTCACCCTCCACTCAG agccagggTTGTGTCTGCAGCTCGCTTTGAAGCAGTTGTCACCTGGGGTTCGGGTGGAGCCGTGCAGCTCTGCCGCGCTGCAGTTTAGTGTGGATGAAATTGGCCAACTGGTCCCACTGCTGCCCAACCCCTGCACACCCATCAGCAATACTCGCTGGCAGACAGAAGACCTCGATGGCAACAAGGTTCTGTTCCAG GTGAAAACCCCAGCTCAGCCTCagcgacctttgacctgtgcTTTCCCCCCGACCTGCCCCAGTGTGTCCCCTCGAGGAACGCAGCTCAGGAGCTCGGGTCAGGGCCACAGCCCGTCACCCTGCGGCCTCACTACTCCCCTGCcctggcaaacacacagacaag GTCACAGGCCGCGCAGTGACCCTCTCCTGGAGAAGCTCcatggaggagggggtggagcgGAGAGCCTGGGGtcagggagctgctgcagcacgcCTCCCGGCAGCTCCTGTTACTCATCCCAGCACAGCAGCCCCGCCCCGCCCTCATCCTCCAATCAACCAGACTCTCCTTTGCGCCCCTCCatcacacactccctctcccacctccttctggaagaggacgaggaggtgcCAGAGACCAACGTGGATACGGGAGTCCCCGTCTCCCCTCGCGCTGATGCAGCCACCAAACCGATCGTTCGCTCTCCCTCCGTAGACCTTTTGGCGACTTTTCATTCCGAGAGACCCGCGGCCGTCGGGGCTTCGGCTGTGGAAAGTTTTGCCAGGGAGTTGAGTGAGGGTCTGCCACGGACACACTCGCAGCCTCAGGACCCCTCCAGGATGTGGGGCTGTGACGGTCATATAGATGGAGCCAGGGAGGGCTGCGACAGTAGGACGATGGCAGTGGGACAGAGCCCGTCCAAAGGGCCTGTGGTAGAGAACAGGACGACTGCTGGGCTGCTGTCAGCATGCACAAACAATGGGGAGCCAGTAGATGAGTTCTTCATCTGA
- the mmp28 gene encoding matrix metalloproteinase-28, which produces MSRRRAPEQRRGDGRNTRAAWIVTVTALITAQTAGGSALLPDPEVFLEKYGYLHQEDHIHNEVEVQSAISGFQWLSRLPVTGELDGATLRQMTEPRCGVSDEGSRHTWARRVNAIFTGRRAAAGPPRSRRKRSVAQAEKWYKRHLTYQIVNRPRHLSLGSVRLVVRAAFQLWSNVSGLLFQEAPGGPADIRLAFYEGDHNDGASNAFDGPGGTLAHAFLPRRGEAHFDMAERWTLNGHKGHNLFMVTAHEIGHTLGLDHSPVRHALMSPYYRKLGRNLVPSWDDIIAVQQLYGKPSGERPVRLPGQVLHAALQEWEFTELHNRHKTTDQPLYCQGVFDAITMDQNDTVLVFRGSVYWTVSAEGSVSGPLPLRQRWPDLPPAIEAAAFSPPDSKWYFFKGKRMWRYTGSVLDPGFPRRSSDLGLPRHPDCAFFYTPLGHMVLFKGSRYSVLNLGTLRQEPYYPRRLTDWTGVPQGTNGALTRPGGRLYLFREQRFWRFDPVKVRVTREGQWAKDLSWTGCGNTPRSNDIL; this is translated from the exons ATGAGCCGCCGACGAGCTCCGGAGCAGCGGCGCGGGGATGGCCGCAACACGAGGGCGGCCTGGATCGTGACTGTGACCGCCCTCATCACCGCTCAGACGGCCGGAGGATCAGCGCTGCTCCCAGACCCTGAG GTTTTTCTGGAAAAGTACGGCTACCTCCATCAGGAGGACCACATCCACAATGAGGTCGAGGTGCAGTCAGCCATCAG cggCTTCCAGTGGTTGTCCCGGCTCCCCGTCACGGGTGAACTTGACGGCGCCACGCTGAGGCAGATGACGGAGCCCCGCTGCGGGGTGTCGGACGAGGGCAGCCGGCACACCTGGGCTCGGAGAGTCAACGCCATCTTCACTGGGAGGAGGGCCGCCGCTGGGCCGCCTCGGAGCCGCAGGAAGCGCTCGGTCGCACAAG CCGAGAAGTGGTACAAACGTCACCTGACCTACCAGATAGTGAACCGGCCTCGCCACCTGTCTCTGGGCTCGGTGCGGCTGGTGGTGCGTGCAGCCTTCCAGCTGTGGAGCAACGTGTCGGGCCTGCTCTTCCAGGAGGCCCCTGGAGGCCCCGCCGACATCCGGCTGGCCTTTTACGAGGGAGACCACAACGACGGGGCCAGCAACGCCTTCGACGGACCGG GGGGAACCCTGGCTCACGCCTTCCTCCCTCGCCGGGGCGAGGCCCACTTCGACATGGCAGAGAGGTGGACGCTGAACGGCCACAAGGGACACAACCTGTTCATGGTGACCGCCCATGAGATCGGACACACTCTTGGACTGGACCACTCCCCGGTGCGCCACGCACTGATGTCGCCGTACTACAGGAAACTCGGCCGCAACCTTGTGCCGAGCTGGGACGACATCATCGCCGTGCAGCAGCTGTACG GTAAGCCGTCAGGTGAGCGGCCCGTGAGGCTGCCGGGCCAGGTGTTGCACGCTGCGCTGCAGGAGTGGGAGTTCACGGAGCTCCACAACAGGCACAAGACCACAGACCAGCCGCTCTACTGCCAGGGCGTCTTTGATGCCATCACTATGG ACCAGAACGACACCGTGCTGGTGTTCCGGGGCAGTGTGTACTGGACGGTGTCGGCCGAGGGCAGTGTGAGCGGCCCGCTGCCCCTCCGTCAGCGCTGGCCCGACCTCCCTCCTGCCATCGAGGCTGCTGCCTTCTCCCCCCCGGACTCCAAGTGGTATTTCTTCAAAG GGAAGCGGATGTGGCGCTACACAGGCAGCGTTCTGGACCCCGGCTTCCCCAGGAGGAGCAGTGACCTGGGGCTGCCTCGCCACCCAGACTGTGCCTTCTTCTACACACCCTTGGGTCACATGGTCCTCTTCAAGGGCTCCCGCTACTCTGTGCTTAACCTCGGCACCCTGCGCCAAGAGCCCTACTACCCCCGCAGGCTGACGGACTGGACCGGGGTGCCGCAGGGGACCAACGGGGCGCTGACGCGTCCGGGCGGACGCCTCTACCTGTTCAGAGAACAGCGCTTCTGGAGGTTCGACCCGGTCAAGGTGCGGGTCACCAGAGAGGGTCAGTGGGCCAAGGACCTGAGCTGGACGGGCTGCGGCAACACTCCTCGGAGCAACGACATTCTCTGA
- the taf15 gene encoding TATA-binding protein-associated factor 2N isoform X2 codes for MATDSGYGQHGASQPSYGSYGAQPGGQGYGQGNGGAQSYSGYTQPAATQDAYSQPQQQTYDNYGQESSGYGSKSSSYGQQSSYGAQGQGGGESYGQQSSYGGQGQAGEAGGQGARFGRDHGDREEGGGYRGRGRGGGGYDRGSYDRSGGYDRGGYDRGGRGGPPGMGGGDRGGYKNYGGSRDYGSRDEPAGDAGDNSDNNTIFVEGLGDDVSVEEVGEYFKQIGIIKVSKKTGELMINIYSDKATGLPKGEATVSFDDPPSAKAAIDWFDGKEFRGKPIRVSFATRRAEFTQRGGGRGGRGGGFKGRGGGGGGGGPNFDIKGGDWPCPNSSCGNMNFARRQECNKCGAPKPGDAGGGDRGGRGYGGDRGGGFRGRGGFRGGDRGGYGGGGSGGGFGGGYKMGGRGDRRDDRRERPY; via the exons ATGGCCACTG acTCGGGCTACGGGCAACACGGTGCCTCACAACCAAG TTATGGATCATATGGCGCTCAGCCAGGCGGACAG GGTTATGGACAAGGAAATGGCGGAGCGCAGAGTTACAGTGGCTATACACAACCAGCCGCTACACAAG acgCTTATAGCCAGCCTCAGCAACAGACCTATGATAATTATGGACAGGAATCATCTGG GTATGGCAGCAAGTCGTCATCTTATGGGCAGCAAAGTTCCTATGGTGCTCAGGGacaaggaggtggagagagttACGGACAGCAAAGCTCCTACGGTGGTCAAGGCCAAGCAG GTGAAGCTGGTGGCCAGGGCGCGAGGTTTGGACGAGACCATGGCGATCGTGAAGAAGGAGGGGGCTACAGAGGCCGGGGCCGTGGCGGTGGCGGCTACGATCGTGGCAGTTATGACCGCAGTGGTGGATACGACCGCGGCGGATACGACCGCGGCGGAAGAGGCGGACCTCCTGGTATGGG aggtGGTGACCGTGGTGGCTACAAAAATTACGGTG GCTCTCGAGACTACGGCTCAAGGGATGAACCAG CTGGAGACGCTGGAGACAACTCTGACAACAACACCATTTTTGTAGAGGGGCTCGGAGACGATGTCTCGGTTGAGGAAGTCGGCGAGTACTTCAAGCAAATTGGTATCATCAAG GTGAGCAAGAAGACCGGAGAGCTGATGATCAACATCTACAGTGACAAGGCCACTGGTCTGCCGAAGGGAGAAGCTACAGTGTCCTTTGATGACCCGCCCTCGGCCAAAGCTGCTATTGATTGGTTCGACG GCAAGGAATTCCGCGGCAAACCCATCCGGGTGTCGTTTGCCACCCGCAGAGCCGAgttcacacagagaggaggcggaagaggggggcgaggaggag gtttcaaaggtcgtggtggtggtggtggtggtggaggaccCAACTTTGACATTAAGGGAGGAGACTGGCCCTGTCCCAACAG CTCTTGTGGCAACATGAATTTTGCCCGGCGGCAGGAGTGCAACAAGTGTGGTGCACCTAAACCAGGAGACGCAGGCGGTGGGG ACCGTGGAGGCAGAGGTTACGGCGGCGACAGAGGTGGTGGCTTCAGAGGTCGCGGAGGTTTCCGTGGCGGAGACCGTGGCGGCTACGGCGGTGGCGGCAGCGGTGGAGGATTCGGAGGTGGCTACAAGATGGGAGGAAG AGGTGACCGCAGAGACGACAGAAGAGAGCGGCCATACTAA
- the taf15 gene encoding TATA-binding protein-associated factor 2N isoform X1: MATDSGYGQHGASQPSYGSYGAQPGGQGYGQGNGGAQSYSGYTQPAATQDAYSQPQQQTYDNYGQESSGYGSKSSSYGQQSSYGAQGQGGGESYGQQSSYGGQGQAGGSYGRWSEGEAGGQGARFGRDHGDREEGGGYRGRGRGGGGYDRGSYDRSGGYDRGGYDRGGRGGPPGMGGGDRGGYKNYGGSRDYGSRDEPAGDAGDNSDNNTIFVEGLGDDVSVEEVGEYFKQIGIIKVSKKTGELMINIYSDKATGLPKGEATVSFDDPPSAKAAIDWFDGKEFRGKPIRVSFATRRAEFTQRGGGRGGRGGGFKGRGGGGGGGGPNFDIKGGDWPCPNSSCGNMNFARRQECNKCGAPKPGDAGGGDRGGRGYGGDRGGGFRGRGGFRGGDRGGYGGGGSGGGFGGGYKMGGRGDRRDDRRERPY, translated from the exons ATGGCCACTG acTCGGGCTACGGGCAACACGGTGCCTCACAACCAAG TTATGGATCATATGGCGCTCAGCCAGGCGGACAG GGTTATGGACAAGGAAATGGCGGAGCGCAGAGTTACAGTGGCTATACACAACCAGCCGCTACACAAG acgCTTATAGCCAGCCTCAGCAACAGACCTATGATAATTATGGACAGGAATCATCTGG GTATGGCAGCAAGTCGTCATCTTATGGGCAGCAAAGTTCCTATGGTGCTCAGGGacaaggaggtggagagagttACGGACAGCAAAGCTCCTACGGTGGTCAAGGCCAAGCAGGTGGAAGCTATGGAAGATGGAGTGAAG GTGAAGCTGGTGGCCAGGGCGCGAGGTTTGGACGAGACCATGGCGATCGTGAAGAAGGAGGGGGCTACAGAGGCCGGGGCCGTGGCGGTGGCGGCTACGATCGTGGCAGTTATGACCGCAGTGGTGGATACGACCGCGGCGGATACGACCGCGGCGGAAGAGGCGGACCTCCTGGTATGGG aggtGGTGACCGTGGTGGCTACAAAAATTACGGTG GCTCTCGAGACTACGGCTCAAGGGATGAACCAG CTGGAGACGCTGGAGACAACTCTGACAACAACACCATTTTTGTAGAGGGGCTCGGAGACGATGTCTCGGTTGAGGAAGTCGGCGAGTACTTCAAGCAAATTGGTATCATCAAG GTGAGCAAGAAGACCGGAGAGCTGATGATCAACATCTACAGTGACAAGGCCACTGGTCTGCCGAAGGGAGAAGCTACAGTGTCCTTTGATGACCCGCCCTCGGCCAAAGCTGCTATTGATTGGTTCGACG GCAAGGAATTCCGCGGCAAACCCATCCGGGTGTCGTTTGCCACCCGCAGAGCCGAgttcacacagagaggaggcggaagaggggggcgaggaggag gtttcaaaggtcgtggtggtggtggtggtggtggaggaccCAACTTTGACATTAAGGGAGGAGACTGGCCCTGTCCCAACAG CTCTTGTGGCAACATGAATTTTGCCCGGCGGCAGGAGTGCAACAAGTGTGGTGCACCTAAACCAGGAGACGCAGGCGGTGGGG ACCGTGGAGGCAGAGGTTACGGCGGCGACAGAGGTGGTGGCTTCAGAGGTCGCGGAGGTTTCCGTGGCGGAGACCGTGGCGGCTACGGCGGTGGCGGCAGCGGTGGAGGATTCGGAGGTGGCTACAAGATGGGAGGAAG AGGTGACCGCAGAGACGACAGAAGAGAGCGGCCATACTAA
- the taf15 gene encoding TATA-binding protein-associated factor 2N isoform X4, producing the protein MDHMALSQADRVMDKEMAERRVTVAIHNQPLHKTLIASLSNRPMIIMDRNHLGMAASRHLMGSKVPMVLRDKEVERVTDSKAPTVVKAKQVKLVARARGLDETMAIVKKEGATEAGAVAVAATIVAVMTAVVDTTAADTTAAEEADLLVWGSRDYGSRDEPAGDAGDNSDNNTIFVEGLGDDVSVEEVGEYFKQIGIIKVSKKTGELMINIYSDKATGLPKGEATVSFDDPPSAKAAIDWFDGKEFRGKPIRVSFATRRAEFTQRGGGRGGRGGGFKGRGGGGGGGGPNFDIKGGDWPCPNSSCGNMNFARRQECNKCGAPKPGDAGGGDRGGRGYGGDRGGGFRGRGGFRGGDRGGYGGGGSGGGFGGGYKMGGRGDRRDDRRERPY; encoded by the exons ATGGATCATATGGCGCTCAGCCAGGCGGACAG GGTTATGGACAAGGAAATGGCGGAGCGCAGAGTTACAGTGGCTATACACAACCAGCCGCTACACAAG acgCTTATAGCCAGCCTCAGCAACAGACCTATGATAATTATGGACAGGAATCATCTGG GTATGGCAGCAAGTCGTCATCTTATGGGCAGCAAAGTTCCTATGGTGCTCAGGGacaaggaggtggagagagttACGGACAGCAAAGCTCCTACGGTGGTCAAGGCCAAGCAG GTGAAGCTGGTGGCCAGGGCGCGAGGTTTGGACGAGACCATGGCGATCGTGAAGAAGGAGGGGGCTACAGAGGCCGGGGCCGTGGCGGTGGCGGCTACGATCGTGGCAGTTATGACCGCAGTGGTGGATACGACCGCGGCGGATACGACCGCGGCGGAAGAGGCGGACCTCCTGGTATGGG GCTCTCGAGACTACGGCTCAAGGGATGAACCAG CTGGAGACGCTGGAGACAACTCTGACAACAACACCATTTTTGTAGAGGGGCTCGGAGACGATGTCTCGGTTGAGGAAGTCGGCGAGTACTTCAAGCAAATTGGTATCATCAAG GTGAGCAAGAAGACCGGAGAGCTGATGATCAACATCTACAGTGACAAGGCCACTGGTCTGCCGAAGGGAGAAGCTACAGTGTCCTTTGATGACCCGCCCTCGGCCAAAGCTGCTATTGATTGGTTCGACG GCAAGGAATTCCGCGGCAAACCCATCCGGGTGTCGTTTGCCACCCGCAGAGCCGAgttcacacagagaggaggcggaagaggggggcgaggaggag gtttcaaaggtcgtggtggtggtggtggtggtggaggaccCAACTTTGACATTAAGGGAGGAGACTGGCCCTGTCCCAACAG CTCTTGTGGCAACATGAATTTTGCCCGGCGGCAGGAGTGCAACAAGTGTGGTGCACCTAAACCAGGAGACGCAGGCGGTGGGG ACCGTGGAGGCAGAGGTTACGGCGGCGACAGAGGTGGTGGCTTCAGAGGTCGCGGAGGTTTCCGTGGCGGAGACCGTGGCGGCTACGGCGGTGGCGGCAGCGGTGGAGGATTCGGAGGTGGCTACAAGATGGGAGGAAG AGGTGACCGCAGAGACGACAGAAGAGAGCGGCCATACTAA
- the taf15 gene encoding TATA-binding protein-associated factor 2N isoform X3 has translation MDHMALSQADRVMDKEMAERRVTVAIHNQPLHKTLIASLSNRPMIIMDRNHLGMAASRHLMGSKVPMVLRDKEVERVTDSKAPTVVKAKQVEAMEDGVKVKLVARARGLDETMAIVKKEGATEAGAVAVAATIVAVMTAVVDTTAADTTAAEEADLLVWGSRDYGSRDEPAGDAGDNSDNNTIFVEGLGDDVSVEEVGEYFKQIGIIKVSKKTGELMINIYSDKATGLPKGEATVSFDDPPSAKAAIDWFDGKEFRGKPIRVSFATRRAEFTQRGGGRGGRGGGFKGRGGGGGGGGPNFDIKGGDWPCPNSSCGNMNFARRQECNKCGAPKPGDAGGGDRGGRGYGGDRGGGFRGRGGFRGGDRGGYGGGGSGGGFGGGYKMGGRGDRRDDRRERPY, from the exons ATGGATCATATGGCGCTCAGCCAGGCGGACAG GGTTATGGACAAGGAAATGGCGGAGCGCAGAGTTACAGTGGCTATACACAACCAGCCGCTACACAAG acgCTTATAGCCAGCCTCAGCAACAGACCTATGATAATTATGGACAGGAATCATCTGG GTATGGCAGCAAGTCGTCATCTTATGGGCAGCAAAGTTCCTATGGTGCTCAGGGacaaggaggtggagagagttACGGACAGCAAAGCTCCTACGGTGGTCAAGGCCAAGCAGGTGGAAGCTATGGAAGATGGAGTGAAG GTGAAGCTGGTGGCCAGGGCGCGAGGTTTGGACGAGACCATGGCGATCGTGAAGAAGGAGGGGGCTACAGAGGCCGGGGCCGTGGCGGTGGCGGCTACGATCGTGGCAGTTATGACCGCAGTGGTGGATACGACCGCGGCGGATACGACCGCGGCGGAAGAGGCGGACCTCCTGGTATGGG GCTCTCGAGACTACGGCTCAAGGGATGAACCAG CTGGAGACGCTGGAGACAACTCTGACAACAACACCATTTTTGTAGAGGGGCTCGGAGACGATGTCTCGGTTGAGGAAGTCGGCGAGTACTTCAAGCAAATTGGTATCATCAAG GTGAGCAAGAAGACCGGAGAGCTGATGATCAACATCTACAGTGACAAGGCCACTGGTCTGCCGAAGGGAGAAGCTACAGTGTCCTTTGATGACCCGCCCTCGGCCAAAGCTGCTATTGATTGGTTCGACG GCAAGGAATTCCGCGGCAAACCCATCCGGGTGTCGTTTGCCACCCGCAGAGCCGAgttcacacagagaggaggcggaagaggggggcgaggaggag gtttcaaaggtcgtggtggtggtggtggtggtggaggaccCAACTTTGACATTAAGGGAGGAGACTGGCCCTGTCCCAACAG CTCTTGTGGCAACATGAATTTTGCCCGGCGGCAGGAGTGCAACAAGTGTGGTGCACCTAAACCAGGAGACGCAGGCGGTGGGG ACCGTGGAGGCAGAGGTTACGGCGGCGACAGAGGTGGTGGCTTCAGAGGTCGCGGAGGTTTCCGTGGCGGAGACCGTGGCGGCTACGGCGGTGGCGGCAGCGGTGGAGGATTCGGAGGTGGCTACAAGATGGGAGGAAG AGGTGACCGCAGAGACGACAGAAGAGAGCGGCCATACTAA